One Desulfobulbus oligotrophicus DNA segment encodes these proteins:
- a CDS encoding DUF6361 family protein, whose amino-acid sequence MPSVLAWIDHDSKARERTLRILSLFQEKESRDELGLGSVRDSFADQLFPGTSTIQTRLRYMLFVPWIYHSLEEKRLPAESFSIQADKLERDLVQPLMDSDDQAGVFGKTAGKRLKRLPSSVYWAGLGVWGIRITPFSQDEYHRRIDETYRRRNALKALEKDAKVRGDDIDVEQRMATLSWHPRLPAPPEDFPGAVNFALSREEAEFIRDRIQVACPNSLLSFLALHCEPADTQAPWEHPDYGRFSEQHKELLTHARLFSEVMHGAALSYNVQLARLRNHEDLVAEHQASFDEWTANLPLEEIRSWSVSRLWELTMDHGHTITPQTRFFVQQWIDHTRRSPNDLLSNADALTLIKRREMKLKGTRSRFRNQRALEQWGGYSGVGRLVYRWPNVKVLLNDLYQGMSREEQC is encoded by the coding sequence ATGCCTTCCGTCCTTGCATGGATTGACCATGACTCGAAAGCGAGGGAACGCACGCTTCGCATCCTTTCCCTTTTCCAGGAAAAGGAAAGTCGTGACGAGCTTGGGCTCGGCTCCGTGCGGGACAGCTTTGCCGATCAGTTGTTTCCAGGAACAAGCACGATCCAGACACGCCTTCGCTACATGCTTTTCGTGCCATGGATTTACCATTCGCTGGAAGAGAAGCGACTACCAGCAGAGAGTTTTTCGATCCAGGCTGACAAGCTGGAAAGAGACCTGGTTCAGCCGTTGATGGATTCCGATGATCAGGCTGGCGTCTTTGGTAAGACCGCAGGAAAGAGGCTCAAACGGTTGCCCAGCTCCGTCTACTGGGCCGGTCTCGGTGTCTGGGGAATACGCATTACGCCATTCTCGCAGGACGAATATCACAGGCGCATCGACGAGACTTACCGTCGCCGGAATGCCCTGAAGGCTCTTGAGAAAGACGCAAAGGTACGGGGAGACGACATCGACGTTGAGCAGCGGATGGCCACTCTCAGTTGGCATCCTCGATTGCCAGCACCTCCGGAAGATTTTCCGGGGGCGGTGAACTTCGCTTTATCCAGGGAAGAAGCCGAATTTATTCGGGATCGCATCCAGGTCGCTTGCCCCAATAGTCTCCTCTCGTTCTTGGCACTGCACTGCGAACCCGCCGACACCCAAGCTCCATGGGAACATCCGGACTACGGCCGCTTTTCCGAACAGCATAAAGAACTCCTGACCCATGCACGGCTGTTCTCGGAGGTGATGCATGGAGCGGCGCTCTCGTACAACGTTCAGCTCGCCAGGCTTCGAAACCATGAAGACCTTGTCGCCGAGCATCAGGCAAGTTTCGATGAATGGACCGCAAATCTTCCCCTGGAGGAAATTCGCTCCTGGTCGGTGAGCCGCCTCTGGGAGTTGACCATGGATCATGGCCACACCATCACCCCGCAAACGAGATTCTTCGTTCAGCAGTGGATCGACCATACCCGGAGGTCCCCCAATGACCTCCTTTCTAACGCAGATGCGCTCACCCTGATCAAAAGAAGGGAAATGAAACTCAAGGGCACGCGTTCCCGATTCAGGAACCAGAGGGCGCTCGAGCAGTGGGGCGGGTACTCCGGCGTCGGAAGACTTGTCTATCGCTGGCCGAATGTGAAGGTGCTTTTGAACGACCTGTACCAGGGGATGAGCCGGGAGGAGCAATGCTGA
- a CDS encoding phospholipase D family protein produces the protein MLNPNSRSLYTSALTPPPGMIFDEAIATTFSMDPALLLEAPVYLALMAADGHTDPDPLSVLEAIRRYSKRITVYVQRGRIQVPQIAKPNPLFGFLEEMVVEVTAPGGGVFHPKVWAIRFVSPDQSSSMYRLVVLTRNMTTDQSWDLSLQLEGTIAGRKSKSNKPLAHFFKTLPDLATGTTEPGRSEQALRFADELHRVQWELPDGFDELTFYLPGTKAYDWEPPMANRMAVISPFCSDEALRALTRKTKAADALISRPESLSALKKETLELFTQCLHLDDAAETEDGEEDDAIEQPLATGLHAKVYLFETRYYSDYTHVIMGSANATNAALNASKNVEILVGLVGRKSKVGGIDELLGADGLGEYLVDFDTSKEAEIDALRQAAEESVERARSRIAETALSIECSPGSKDGLWALVLTGEIPSLDGIVSAIAWPITVTRDFAVDILNGDANGGIGLGEFSASSVTGLIAFELKTNHPDVSARFVLNIPVTGVPEERNSAILQTVISNQEGFLRYLLLLLGDDKVSGLDPGSGTGFAKWLARLADGEDIPLLEELTRTYSRHPERLSEISGLVRDLSQGSQNAIIPEDFLNLWTVFESAIGGRDA, from the coding sequence ATGCTGAACCCAAACTCCCGGAGCCTTTATACCTCTGCATTGACCCCACCGCCGGGGATGATTTTCGACGAGGCCATTGCAACCACCTTTTCGATGGACCCAGCCCTACTGCTTGAGGCACCTGTCTACCTGGCGTTAATGGCGGCGGATGGTCATACCGATCCTGACCCGTTGTCTGTGCTTGAAGCCATCCGCAGGTACTCGAAACGAATCACCGTCTATGTGCAACGAGGACGGATTCAAGTGCCCCAGATTGCCAAGCCCAATCCATTGTTTGGGTTTCTGGAGGAAATGGTCGTCGAGGTAACGGCCCCTGGCGGAGGCGTCTTCCATCCAAAAGTCTGGGCAATCCGTTTTGTCAGCCCCGATCAAAGCAGCTCGATGTATCGTCTGGTTGTCCTGACGAGAAATATGACCACCGATCAGTCCTGGGACCTGTCACTTCAGCTCGAAGGGACGATTGCAGGCCGGAAGTCCAAATCAAATAAACCTCTGGCTCATTTCTTCAAGACGCTTCCTGATCTGGCCACCGGAACAACAGAGCCTGGCAGGAGCGAACAAGCTCTCAGATTCGCGGACGAGTTGCATCGAGTCCAGTGGGAACTCCCCGACGGCTTTGACGAGCTGACCTTCTATCTTCCGGGAACGAAAGCGTATGACTGGGAGCCTCCCATGGCGAATCGGATGGCCGTCATTTCGCCGTTCTGTTCTGATGAGGCCCTGCGAGCATTGACGAGAAAAACCAAGGCCGCAGATGCTCTCATCTCACGTCCGGAGTCATTATCAGCCCTGAAGAAGGAGACTCTCGAGCTCTTCACGCAATGTCTTCATCTGGACGACGCGGCGGAAACCGAGGATGGCGAGGAAGACGACGCCATCGAACAGCCGCTTGCGACCGGCCTCCATGCAAAGGTCTATCTGTTTGAGACCAGGTACTATTCAGACTATACCCATGTGATCATGGGGTCTGCGAATGCAACCAACGCGGCGCTGAATGCTTCGAAAAATGTCGAGATTCTGGTCGGGCTAGTTGGCCGGAAGAGTAAAGTCGGCGGCATCGACGAGCTTCTTGGCGCTGACGGATTAGGTGAATATCTTGTCGACTTTGACACGAGCAAGGAAGCAGAGATTGATGCGCTCCGGCAGGCGGCTGAGGAATCCGTTGAGAGGGCTCGCTCCCGGATAGCTGAAACAGCCCTGTCCATCGAATGCAGTCCGGGATCGAAGGACGGTCTGTGGGCATTGGTGTTGACGGGAGAAATCCCATCCCTTGATGGGATCGTCAGTGCTATTGCATGGCCGATAACCGTTACTCGGGACTTCGCGGTGGATATTCTTAACGGCGATGCTAACGGTGGGATCGGCCTCGGAGAGTTCTCCGCCTCTTCTGTAACGGGGCTCATCGCGTTTGAGCTTAAGACCAACCATCCGGACGTTTCGGCCCGGTTTGTTCTGAATATTCCCGTTACCGGCGTTCCAGAAGAACGCAACTCTGCCATCCTGCAAACCGTGATCAGCAATCAGGAGGGATTCCTGCGTTATCTCCTACTGTTGTTGGGGGATGATAAGGTATCCGGACTTGATCCAGGTAGTGGCACCGGGTTTGCCAAATGGTTGGCCCGGTTGGCCGACGGTGAAGATATCCCGCTACTGGAAGAGCTGACCCGCACGTACAGCCGACACCCGGAGCGACTATCGGAAATCTCGGGGCTGGTTCGTGATCTGTCCCAGGGAAGCCAGAATGCGATTATCCCCGAGGATTTTTTGAACCTCTGGACAGTTTTTGAATCGGCTATCGGAGGGCGTGATGCATAG